One window from the genome of Pelobates fuscus isolate aPelFus1 chromosome 13, aPelFus1.pri, whole genome shotgun sequence encodes:
- the LRRC71 gene encoding leucine-rich repeat-containing protein 71 isoform X1, whose translation MGTVNTWKRVIQKVRMDKKKERASKNKPNPVTSNEDLKNSANIALDRTHLTAEDYQCTGILEQDFTELCYRVGYIEIPKVLAYPSTPGSEKTENSECADVIQVGSGQTSDRFSYFKPKIQIIMENEDPKSIKEISIRGWKIESKMISVLAKCLPALANLQTVSCWNVGLTDDTFSSFVDILHRCPNVRKVILEGTPLPQQSFHKLITDDLPFTHISLRNNKIDDEGARLLSQSLRSLKMTNKSLAVLTLAFNHISDLGACHIAEALRLHRALLSLNLASNQIGDKGALALAEILGHFSLTHTEIVQRRKLLMEKESRDHPRSPATSRHGDAKSDRPPSHQSTVALDKSQVLKSNKGSVKKNPKDAQKKEDKSVANSHGGGTSSIMNQAAPAKKDDSKSSKKQLANPDPKNVKGKPVRSATKRTPITEQEKTEHSEITMNPLLEQAVSRDGKIFLSGNKVLMNLNLTGNRITEQGLRGFLTAMETQVQESTLIPGTKTHTGLLRLSLTGNNFSPASATYLRLQELMCNRDPINKPTGSPEDSPKDS comes from the exons GGTTATCCAGAAGGTAAGAATGGATAAGAAGAAAGAGAGAGCATCAAAGAACAAGCCTAATCCAGTAACCAGCAATGAGGATTTGAAGAATTCCG CAAACATCGCCCTGGATAGGACACACCTGACTGCAG AGGATTACCAATGCACTGGCATCCTGGAGCAAGATTTTACCGAGCTTTGCTATCGAGTGGGATATATTGAAATTCCCAAAGTCCTGGCATACCCGTCTACGCCAGGATCTGAAAAAACTG AAAATTCCGAATGTGCAGATGTTATCCAGGTCGGATCAGGCCAGACATCTGATAGGTTCTCCTACTTTAAACCCAAAATACAGATTATAATGGAAAATGAAGACCCAAAATCCATTAAAGAGATTTCTATCAGAG GGTGGAAGATTGAAAGTAAAATGATCAGCGTTCTTGCTAAGTGTCTGCCTGCACTTGCCAATCTGCAAACTGTCAG CTGCTGGAATGTAGGTCTAACTGATGACACTTTCTCGTCTTTTGTGGATATCCTGCATCGCTGCCCCAACGTCCG GAAAGTAATCTTGGAAGGAACTCCGCTGCCTCAACAATCCTTTCATAAACTCATCACGGACGATTTGCC GTTCACACATATTTCCTTACGGAACAACAAAATTGATGATGAAGGAGCCCGACTCCTGAGCCAATCTCTCCGAAGCCTCAAGATGACGAACAAGAGTTTGGCTGTACTGACCCTCGCCTTCAATCATATCTCTGATCTGGGAGCTTGTCATATTGCTGAG GCCTTACGACTCCACCGCGCACTGCTTTCGTTGAACTTGGCAAGCAATCAGATAGGTGATAAAGGAGCCctcgcactggcagag ATCCTCGGACAtttctcattgacacacacagagattgtGCAAAGAAGGAAGTTATTAATGGAAAAAGAAAGTCGCGACCATCCGAGATCG CCGGCCACATCACGACATGGGGACGCGAAGAGTGATCGGCCACCAAGCCACCAGAGCACTGTGGCTCTCGATAAATCCCAAGTGCTAAAATCAAACAAAGGCTCAGTGAAGAAGAATCCCAAG GATGCCCAGAAGAAAGAGGACAAATCGGTGGCCAACAGTCATGGAGGTGGAACGTCCAGTATAATGAACCAAGCTGCCCCGGCCAAGAAAGACGACAGTAAATCATCGAAGAAAC AATTGGCTAATCCTGACCCAAAAAATGTAAAAGGAAAACCAGTTAGATCTGCCACAAAGCGTACTCCgataacagagcaggag aagactgaacacagtgaaatAACAATGAATCCTTTGCTGGAACAAGCTGTATCCCGAGACGGAAAAATCTTTCTGTCTGGTAACAAAGTCCTCATGAATTTAAACCTTACAG GAAACAGAATCACAGAACAAGGCCTGAGAGGGTTCTTGACAGCAATGGAGACTCAAGTCCAGGAATCTACGCTTATCCCAGGAACCAAGACACACACTGGGCTACTCCGACTTTCCTTAACG gGTAACAACTTCTCACCGGCCAGCGCTACGTATCTAAGGCTTCAGGAATTAATGTGTAACAGGGACCCAATAAACAAACCTACCGGTTCTCCAGAGGATTCTCCTAAGGACAGCTAG
- the LRRC71 gene encoding leucine-rich repeat-containing protein 71 isoform X2, protein MDKKKERASKNKPNPVTSNEDLKNSANIALDRTHLTAEDYQCTGILEQDFTELCYRVGYIEIPKVLAYPSTPGSEKTENSECADVIQVGSGQTSDRFSYFKPKIQIIMENEDPKSIKEISIRGWKIESKMISVLAKCLPALANLQTVSCWNVGLTDDTFSSFVDILHRCPNVRKVILEGTPLPQQSFHKLITDDLPFTHISLRNNKIDDEGARLLSQSLRSLKMTNKSLAVLTLAFNHISDLGACHIAEALRLHRALLSLNLASNQIGDKGALALAEILGHFSLTHTEIVQRRKLLMEKESRDHPRSPATSRHGDAKSDRPPSHQSTVALDKSQVLKSNKGSVKKNPKDAQKKEDKSVANSHGGGTSSIMNQAAPAKKDDSKSSKKQLANPDPKNVKGKPVRSATKRTPITEQEKTEHSEITMNPLLEQAVSRDGKIFLSGNKVLMNLNLTGNRITEQGLRGFLTAMETQVQESTLIPGTKTHTGLLRLSLTGNNFSPASATYLRLQELMCNRDPINKPTGSPEDSPKDS, encoded by the exons ATGGATAAGAAGAAAGAGAGAGCATCAAAGAACAAGCCTAATCCAGTAACCAGCAATGAGGATTTGAAGAATTCCG CAAACATCGCCCTGGATAGGACACACCTGACTGCAG AGGATTACCAATGCACTGGCATCCTGGAGCAAGATTTTACCGAGCTTTGCTATCGAGTGGGATATATTGAAATTCCCAAAGTCCTGGCATACCCGTCTACGCCAGGATCTGAAAAAACTG AAAATTCCGAATGTGCAGATGTTATCCAGGTCGGATCAGGCCAGACATCTGATAGGTTCTCCTACTTTAAACCCAAAATACAGATTATAATGGAAAATGAAGACCCAAAATCCATTAAAGAGATTTCTATCAGAG GGTGGAAGATTGAAAGTAAAATGATCAGCGTTCTTGCTAAGTGTCTGCCTGCACTTGCCAATCTGCAAACTGTCAG CTGCTGGAATGTAGGTCTAACTGATGACACTTTCTCGTCTTTTGTGGATATCCTGCATCGCTGCCCCAACGTCCG GAAAGTAATCTTGGAAGGAACTCCGCTGCCTCAACAATCCTTTCATAAACTCATCACGGACGATTTGCC GTTCACACATATTTCCTTACGGAACAACAAAATTGATGATGAAGGAGCCCGACTCCTGAGCCAATCTCTCCGAAGCCTCAAGATGACGAACAAGAGTTTGGCTGTACTGACCCTCGCCTTCAATCATATCTCTGATCTGGGAGCTTGTCATATTGCTGAG GCCTTACGACTCCACCGCGCACTGCTTTCGTTGAACTTGGCAAGCAATCAGATAGGTGATAAAGGAGCCctcgcactggcagag ATCCTCGGACAtttctcattgacacacacagagattgtGCAAAGAAGGAAGTTATTAATGGAAAAAGAAAGTCGCGACCATCCGAGATCG CCGGCCACATCACGACATGGGGACGCGAAGAGTGATCGGCCACCAAGCCACCAGAGCACTGTGGCTCTCGATAAATCCCAAGTGCTAAAATCAAACAAAGGCTCAGTGAAGAAGAATCCCAAG GATGCCCAGAAGAAAGAGGACAAATCGGTGGCCAACAGTCATGGAGGTGGAACGTCCAGTATAATGAACCAAGCTGCCCCGGCCAAGAAAGACGACAGTAAATCATCGAAGAAAC AATTGGCTAATCCTGACCCAAAAAATGTAAAAGGAAAACCAGTTAGATCTGCCACAAAGCGTACTCCgataacagagcaggag aagactgaacacagtgaaatAACAATGAATCCTTTGCTGGAACAAGCTGTATCCCGAGACGGAAAAATCTTTCTGTCTGGTAACAAAGTCCTCATGAATTTAAACCTTACAG GAAACAGAATCACAGAACAAGGCCTGAGAGGGTTCTTGACAGCAATGGAGACTCAAGTCCAGGAATCTACGCTTATCCCAGGAACCAAGACACACACTGGGCTACTCCGACTTTCCTTAACG gGTAACAACTTCTCACCGGCCAGCGCTACGTATCTAAGGCTTCAGGAATTAATGTGTAACAGGGACCCAATAAACAAACCTACCGGTTCTCCAGAGGATTCTCCTAAGGACAGCTAG